In Nitrospirota bacterium, the following are encoded in one genomic region:
- the galT gene encoding galactose-1-phosphate uridylyltransferase, with translation MPDLRRDPVVGRWVIISTERAGRPRDFFRTEAPRQTSPALCPFCPGQERLTPREILAYRPQGGEPNLPGWTVRVVPNKFPALQIEGDLGREGIGLYDRMNGVGAHEVIIETADHKDMLADLPPKRIEDVIWAYRDRIVDLKRDLRLRYILVFKNHGEAAGATLEHTHSQLIALPIIPTSVVAEIEGCQAHFQQKERCIYCDIVRQELSDAERIVAENPEFLCVTPFASRFPFEMWILPKRHSAYFEESQKTQFDLLARILSEALRRMNKVLTRPAYNFVLHSSPMHEKTGEYYHWHIELIPKLVQVAGFEWGTGFYINPITPEESAKFLREAEI, from the coding sequence ATGCCTGACCTGCGTCGTGATCCAGTCGTCGGACGGTGGGTGATCATCTCCACGGAGCGGGCCGGCCGGCCTCGCGACTTCTTCCGCACCGAGGCGCCCCGGCAGACGTCGCCCGCCCTCTGCCCCTTCTGTCCGGGCCAGGAGCGGCTGACGCCCAGGGAAATCCTGGCCTATCGCCCGCAGGGCGGGGAGCCGAACCTGCCGGGCTGGACGGTGCGCGTCGTCCCCAACAAGTTTCCGGCTCTGCAGATCGAGGGCGACCTGGGACGCGAAGGCATCGGCCTCTACGACCGGATGAACGGGGTCGGCGCCCACGAAGTCATCATCGAGACCGCCGACCACAAGGACATGCTGGCGGACCTGCCGCCCAAGCGGATCGAGGACGTGATCTGGGCCTACCGGGACCGGATCGTGGATCTGAAACGCGACCTGCGCCTGCGCTACATCCTGGTCTTCAAAAACCACGGCGAGGCCGCCGGCGCCACGCTGGAGCACACTCACTCCCAGCTGATCGCCCTGCCCATCATCCCGACCAGCGTGGTGGCGGAGATCGAGGGCTGCCAGGCCCATTTCCAGCAGAAGGAGCGGTGCATCTATTGCGACATCGTCCGCCAGGAGCTGAGCGACGCCGAGCGGATCGTGGCCGAGAACCCGGAATTCCTCTGCGTCACGCCCTTCGCCTCGCGCTTCCCGTTCGAGATGTGGATTTTGCCGAAACGGCACTCGGCGTACTTCGAGGAGAGCCAGAAGACGCAGTTCGATCTGCTGGCCCGCATCCTCTCCGAGGCCCTGCGGCGGATGAACAAGGTCCTGACTCGGCCGGCCTACAACTTCGTCCTGCACAGCTCCCCCATGCACGAGAAGACCGGCGAGTACTACCACTGGCACATCGAGCTGATTCCCAAGCTCGTCCAGGTGGCGGGATTCGAATGGGGCACCGGCTTCTACATCAATCCGATCACGCCGGAAGAATCCGCCAAGTTTCTGCGGGAAGCAGAGATCTGA
- a CDS encoding MoaD/ThiS family protein yields the protein MKVQLSHPDRQVEVKGPKRVKDLLRDLNLLPEAHLVIRGDDLVTEDEFLKDEDSVEVRPVISGGSRTVMRDK from the coding sequence ATGAAAGTGCAGCTCAGTCATCCCGACCGACAGGTCGAGGTCAAGGGGCCGAAGCGCGTCAAGGATCTCTTGCGCGACCTGAACCTTCTGCCGGAAGCCCATCTCGTGATCCGCGGGGACGACCTGGTCACGGAGGACGAGTTCCTCAAAGACGAGGACTCGGTGGAGGTCCGGCCGGTGATCTCCGGCGGCTCAAGAACGGTGATGCGTGACAAGTGA
- a CDS encoding ATP-binding protein → MRCKKCRTKAVIGLPRHNAAFCKPCFDEFVHDQVRRAIKAERMFGLKDRVLVAVSGGKDSLALWDILLKLGYQADALYVDLGIPGYSAKSRDKVERFAETVAAARQAKLLVHQVAEEEGAGIKELSELIHRPTCSTCGTIKRYQFNRAAVTHEYDVMATGHNLDDEAARLLGNLLRWQEDYLDKQGPSLPASVEGFAKKVKPLYRLAEREIAAYAVLNRIEYIVEECPMAKGSKMLLYKEALNRLETESPGTKQTFYWGFLERQAKAQPAPASMAEKDRAALHPCATCGQPTTADVCSYCKMMARAKTSSRR, encoded by the coding sequence ATGCGTTGCAAGAAATGCCGGACGAAAGCGGTGATCGGGCTGCCCCGCCACAATGCCGCCTTCTGCAAGCCCTGTTTCGACGAGTTCGTCCACGACCAGGTGCGCCGGGCCATCAAGGCCGAGCGGATGTTCGGCCTCAAGGACCGGGTGCTCGTCGCCGTCTCCGGCGGCAAGGACAGCCTGGCCCTCTGGGACATCCTGCTCAAGCTGGGCTACCAGGCCGACGCCCTCTACGTGGACCTGGGCATCCCCGGCTATTCGGCCAAGTCGCGGGACAAGGTCGAGCGCTTCGCGGAGACCGTCGCCGCGGCCAGACAGGCCAAGCTGCTGGTCCATCAGGTCGCCGAGGAGGAGGGGGCGGGCATCAAGGAGCTGTCCGAGCTCATCCACCGCCCGACCTGCTCCACCTGCGGAACGATCAAACGCTATCAGTTCAACCGGGCCGCGGTGACGCACGAGTACGACGTGATGGCCACCGGCCACAACCTGGACGACGAGGCCGCGCGGCTGCTCGGCAACCTGCTCCGCTGGCAGGAGGACTACCTCGACAAGCAGGGCCCGAGCCTTCCAGCTTCGGTGGAGGGCTTCGCCAAAAAAGTCAAGCCGCTCTACCGGCTGGCCGAGCGGGAGATCGCCGCCTATGCGGTCCTGAACCGGATTGAGTACATCGTGGAAGAGTGTCCGATGGCCAAGGGCTCCAAGATGCTCCTGTACAAGGAAGCCCTCAACCGGCTGGAGACCGAATCGCCCGGCACCAAGCAGACCTTCTACTGGGGCTTTCTGGAACGCCAGGCCAAGGCCCAGCCGGCTCCCGCCTCCATGGCGGAGAAGGATCGGGCCGCCCTCCATCCCTGTGCGACCTGCGGCCAGCCGACCACCGCCGACGTCTGCAGCTACTGCAAGATGATGGCGCGCGCCAAGACCTCGTCCCGCCGATAG
- a CDS encoding J domain-containing protein, translating to MASTERDYYDVLGVPRTASQDEVKKAYRRLARQYHPDLHAGSRKAEMEKKFKELNAAHEVLGDPETRKKYDRYGHRWQEAEAYEKARQQAGAGMGRGQGFRAGTGEGFDFGDIFESFFGRRARAGGEAGFRGFAVQGEDLETDVQLTLREVLAGVTRRLNLSGQIPCPTCGGSGTQRGKPCPACSGTGGRTETRTIEVRIPAGVQEGTRVRVPGKGHPGVNGGKPGDLYLRVHVESDGIFQRQGSDVHAALPVWPWEAALGAEVLAPTLTDPVRVKVPPGSRAGAKLRLKGKGLPTASGGRGDLFLALQIVMPPSVSDEERKLYEQLGRAPHPDPRADLLRQTSRTGA from the coding sequence ATGGCTTCTACTGAGCGAGACTACTACGACGTGCTGGGCGTCCCCCGGACGGCCAGCCAGGACGAGGTCAAGAAAGCCTACCGGCGGCTGGCGCGCCAGTACCATCCCGATCTGCACGCCGGCTCGCGCAAGGCCGAAATGGAAAAGAAGTTCAAGGAGCTGAACGCCGCCCACGAGGTGCTCGGCGATCCCGAGACCAGAAAGAAATACGACCGCTACGGGCACCGGTGGCAGGAGGCGGAGGCCTATGAGAAGGCCCGGCAGCAGGCCGGCGCCGGCATGGGACGGGGGCAGGGCTTCAGGGCCGGGACCGGCGAGGGCTTCGACTTCGGCGACATCTTCGAAAGTTTCTTCGGACGGCGCGCCCGCGCCGGCGGCGAGGCCGGCTTCCGCGGCTTTGCCGTGCAGGGCGAGGACCTGGAAACGGACGTCCAGTTGACGTTGCGCGAGGTCCTGGCCGGCGTGACCCGCCGGCTGAACCTGTCGGGACAGATCCCCTGCCCCACCTGCGGCGGCAGCGGCACGCAGCGCGGCAAGCCCTGTCCGGCCTGCTCGGGGACCGGCGGCAGGACGGAGACCCGCACGATCGAGGTGCGCATCCCCGCCGGCGTCCAGGAGGGCACGAGGGTTCGCGTGCCGGGCAAGGGCCATCCGGGAGTCAACGGGGGCAAGCCGGGGGACCTCTACCTGCGCGTGCATGTGGAATCCGACGGGATCTTCCAGCGACAGGGCAGTGACGTGCACGCGGCCCTGCCGGTCTGGCCCTGGGAGGCGGCGCTGGGGGCGGAGGTGCTGGCCCCGACCCTGACCGACCCGGTGCGGGTCAAGGTGCCGCCGGGCAGCCGCGCCGGCGCGAAGCTCCGGCTCAAGGGCAAGGGGCTGCCGACCGCCTCAGGCGGGCGTGGCGACCTCTTCCTGGCCTTGCAGATCGTCATGCCCCCGTCCGTCTCGGACGAGGAGCGCAAGCTCTACGAGCAACTGGGGCGGGCCCCCCACCCGGATCCCCGGGCCGACCTCCTCCGGCAGACAAGCCGGACAGGAGCCTGA
- a CDS encoding periplasmic heavy metal sensor encodes MKKTLSAGVLAALFVAGLAMQPVWADEERGYGKGHEGGYGSGHGCCGKHGYGMRGHHASTGHLIRGLLHSQKEMGLTDEQMAKLKAIHLDLDKARIKAEADIMIAERELDALVDNEKSDLSAIEAKVKESENLEAGLRVAAIKARRDVMDVLTPEQAQRVKTVHETMMHKSKEGKKGEGMGHGMMKGEHGGMSKGDGKKKDDKSEMKH; translated from the coding sequence ATGAAAAAGACGCTCTCGGCAGGCGTATTGGCGGCGTTGTTCGTGGCTGGTCTTGCCATGCAGCCGGTCTGGGCTGACGAGGAGCGCGGCTACGGCAAGGGTCATGAGGGAGGGTACGGAAGCGGGCACGGCTGCTGCGGGAAGCACGGCTACGGCATGAGGGGCCACCATGCCTCCACGGGCCACCTCATTCGCGGGCTCCTGCATTCGCAGAAGGAGATGGGTCTGACCGACGAGCAGATGGCCAAGTTGAAGGCGATCCATCTCGACCTGGACAAGGCCCGCATCAAGGCCGAAGCCGACATCATGATCGCCGAGCGGGAGCTCGACGCCCTCGTGGACAACGAAAAATCCGACCTCTCCGCGATCGAGGCCAAGGTCAAGGAGAGCGAGAATCTCGAGGCAGGCCTGCGGGTGGCCGCCATCAAGGCCCGGCGGGACGTCATGGACGTGCTCACGCCGGAGCAGGCGCAGCGGGTGAAGACCGTGCACGAGACGATGATGCACAAGTCCAAGGAGGGGAAGAAGGGCGAGGGCATGGGGCACGGCATGATGAAGGGCGAGCACGGCGGGATGTCCAAAGGCGACGGCAAGAAGAAGGACGACAAGTCCGAGATGAAGCACTGA
- a CDS encoding FAD-binding oxidoreductase, with the protein MPLQLFTAQVEGVRDLTHDVRELRLRLLEPQAIAFKAGQFASFEVPHPRFPRPATRAYSIASPPSQRDRVTLLFNLVPGGPGSTYLFSLKEGDRTQFKGPAGTFYLRDEPARDLLFVATGTGIAPLRSMLLDRFERGFARSVTLFWGLRSQRDLYYQDELERLAKERPNFSYVTTLSRPEAGWTGRVGRVTKLVEERVASVDQLAAYLCGNSGMIKDVTAIIGGRGLCPIHREKWYDDTGEEAL; encoded by the coding sequence ATGCCGTTGCAGCTCTTCACCGCGCAGGTCGAGGGGGTCCGCGACCTGACCCACGACGTGAGGGAGCTCCGCCTGCGGCTCCTCGAGCCGCAGGCGATCGCCTTCAAGGCGGGGCAGTTCGCCTCCTTCGAGGTACCGCACCCCCGGTTCCCCCGGCCCGCCACGCGCGCCTATTCGATCGCCTCCCCGCCCAGCCAGCGGGACAGGGTCACCCTGCTCTTCAACCTGGTCCCGGGGGGGCCCGGTTCCACCTACCTGTTCAGCCTCAAGGAGGGGGACAGGACCCAGTTCAAGGGACCGGCCGGCACCTTCTACCTGCGCGACGAGCCGGCGAGGGACCTGCTCTTCGTGGCGACCGGCACCGGCATCGCCCCGCTCCGCTCCATGCTGCTCGACCGGTTCGAGCGGGGCTTCGCCCGCTCCGTCACGCTCTTCTGGGGCCTGCGGAGCCAGCGGGACCTCTACTACCAGGACGAGTTGGAGCGGCTGGCCAAGGAGCGGCCCAACTTTTCCTACGTCACGACGCTCTCGCGCCCGGAGGCCGGCTGGACCGGCCGGGTCGGGCGCGTCACGAAACTGGTCGAGGAGCGGGTCGCATCCGTGGACCAGCTCGCCGCGTACCTGTGCGGGAACAGCGGAATGATCAAGGACGTCACCGCCATCATCGGCGGGAGAGGCCTCTGCCCCATCCACCGGGAGAAGTGGTACGACGACACGGGGGAGGAGGCCCTCTAG
- the ilvD gene encoding dihydroxy-acid dehydratase gives MANPLQRKSRELLEGPGRAPARAMFKAVGFTDEDLSRPLVGVANTWIEVMPCNYHLRRLAERVKAGVRAAGGTPIEYNTIAVSDGISMGTEGMKASLISREVIADSIELVARGHLFDAVVALSGCDKTIPGTVMALARLNLPSLMLYGGSIMPGQFQGHNVTIQDVFEAVGCHAAGKMTDAELKDLEDHACPGPGACGGQFTANTMAIAFEFLGISPMGRNGVPAMDPRKDDVAFECGRLVMELLKQDLRPGKIITRKSLENAMAAVATTGGSTNAVLHLLAVAREAGVKLTIDDFDRINRKVPLLADLKPGGRFMAADLYAAGGTTLVARRLLEAGLLHADQPTVTGRTIGEEAREATETSGQQVVRPLANPIKPTGGLVILKGNLAPEGCVVKVAGHSMTTFRGPAKVFDREEDAFAAVKARQIKAGDVVVIRYEGPSGGPGMREMLAVTAAIVGEGLGDSVALLTDGRFSGATHGLMAGHVAPEAVKGGPIGAVKNGDVIVFDVAKRRLDVELSQKEIKARLKKAKHPAPRYTSGVMAKYARHVSSASEGAVTS, from the coding sequence ATGGCGAATCCCCTGCAGAGAAAGAGTCGCGAATTACTGGAAGGACCGGGACGGGCGCCCGCGCGCGCCATGTTCAAGGCCGTCGGCTTCACCGACGAGGACCTGTCCCGCCCGCTGGTGGGCGTCGCCAACACCTGGATCGAGGTCATGCCCTGCAACTACCATCTGCGGCGGCTCGCCGAGCGGGTGAAGGCCGGCGTCCGCGCGGCCGGCGGCACGCCGATCGAGTACAACACGATCGCCGTGTCCGACGGAATCTCGATGGGCACCGAAGGCATGAAGGCCTCGCTGATCAGCCGGGAGGTCATCGCGGACTCGATCGAGCTGGTCGCGCGCGGACACCTCTTTGACGCGGTCGTGGCCCTCTCCGGCTGCGACAAGACGATCCCCGGCACCGTGATGGCGCTGGCGCGGCTGAACCTGCCGTCGCTCATGCTGTACGGAGGCTCGATCATGCCCGGCCAGTTCCAGGGCCACAACGTCACGATCCAGGACGTGTTCGAGGCGGTCGGCTGCCATGCGGCCGGCAAGATGACCGACGCGGAACTGAAGGATCTCGAAGACCACGCCTGCCCCGGCCCGGGCGCCTGCGGCGGCCAGTTCACGGCCAACACGATGGCCATCGCCTTCGAGTTCCTCGGCATCTCGCCGATGGGCCGGAACGGCGTGCCGGCGATGGACCCCCGCAAGGACGACGTGGCCTTCGAGTGCGGGAGGCTGGTCATGGAGCTGCTCAAGCAGGACCTCCGGCCCGGGAAGATCATCACGAGGAAGTCGCTGGAGAACGCGATGGCCGCCGTGGCGACCACCGGCGGCTCGACCAACGCGGTCCTGCACCTGCTCGCGGTGGCCCGCGAGGCCGGCGTCAAGCTCACGATTGACGACTTCGACCGGATCAACCGGAAGGTGCCGCTGCTCGCGGACCTCAAGCCGGGGGGCCGGTTCATGGCGGCGGACCTCTATGCGGCGGGCGGCACGACGCTCGTCGCCAGGCGGCTGCTGGAGGCGGGCCTGCTGCACGCCGACCAACCCACCGTCACCGGCCGCACGATCGGGGAAGAGGCCCGCGAGGCCACCGAGACGTCCGGGCAGCAGGTCGTGCGCCCGCTGGCCAATCCGATCAAGCCGACGGGCGGGCTGGTCATCCTGAAGGGGAACCTGGCGCCGGAGGGCTGCGTCGTGAAGGTGGCGGGCCACTCGATGACGACGTTCCGGGGCCCGGCGAAGGTCTTCGACCGGGAGGAGGACGCGTTCGCCGCGGTGAAAGCGCGGCAGATCAAGGCCGGCGACGTGGTCGTGATCCGCTACGAGGGCCCCTCCGGCGGGCCGGGCATGCGCGAGATGCTGGCCGTGACCGCGGCGATCGTGGGCGAGGGCTTGGGCGACTCGGTCGCGCTGCTGACCGACGGCCGCTTTTCCGGCGCCACCCACGGGCTGATGGCCGGCCACGTGGCCCCCGAGGCGGTCAAGGGCGGGCCGATCGGGGCGGTGAAGAACGGCGACGTGATCGTCTTCGACGTGGCCAAACGGCGGCTGGACGTGGAGCTGTCGCAGAAGGAGATCAAGGCGCGGCTCAAAAAGGCGAAGCACCCGGCCCCGCGCTATACCTCCGGCGTCATGGCCAAATACGCCCGCCACGTGTCGTCGGCGTCGGAAGGCGCAGTCACGAGCTAA
- the avd gene encoding diversity-generating retroelement protein Avd, translating to MRSESEVTVPAPAEPALVTRAYDLLLWFVQHVGKFPRSHRFILGERIETAILTVLMLLVEAAYTRDKIPLLQRANLELEKLRFLVRLGRDLGFTSVKQYEHAAKELVGLGQQVGGWLRQQRGRA from the coding sequence GTGAGGTCTGAGTCCGAAGTCACCGTCCCAGCGCCGGCAGAGCCGGCGCTGGTCACGCGGGCCTACGACCTCCTGCTCTGGTTCGTCCAGCACGTCGGAAAGTTCCCCCGCTCCCACCGCTTCATCCTCGGCGAACGGATCGAAACCGCGATCCTGACCGTGCTCATGCTGCTGGTGGAGGCCGCCTACACGCGGGACAAGATTCCGCTCCTCCAGCGGGCCAATCTGGAACTGGAGAAGTTGCGGTTCCTGGTCCGCCTCGGCAGGGATTTGGGCTTCACGAGCGTGAAGCAGTACGAGCATGCGGCCAAGGAACTGGTCGGGTTGGGCCAGCAGGTCGGCGGTTGGCTCCGACAACAGCGGGGCCGCGCGTGA
- a CDS encoding SUMF1/EgtB/PvdO family nonheme iron enzyme, which yields MRHARCSLVAFASVLASALLPLPASAAIQEFQQPDAYAVVIGISQYREEVIPKVAYAVQDAQAVAKLLETQAGIPRSHIRLLTDAKATGNDLRTVSQWLRMRVKPESVVYVYYAGHGTPDPKTGDAFLVPWDGHPDYPDGLYPLKALYESLNALPAKQVLVLLDSCFSGSVGRSLLAKGARPMVLSLENPLLAAGKVVVLAASTGTQISSDYDKAGHGLFTYALLTGLHGEADQDKDGLVTLKELYPYVRKQVAETAVEELNREQTPVLLPGEEVLGVRSALPVTVARARPYEALRQTGREITGKDGAPMVLVPAGEFIMGSNDGDADEKPERRVTLEAFYIDKYEVSTKLYATFIQDTRRAQPSDWSQQVALVGSGDRPVVNVTWHDADAYCRHYGKRLPTEQEWEKAARGTDGRKYPWGNEEPSSRHALFNTRWNGYGTLATVESYEAGKSPYGLYHMAGNVWEWTSSDYDNSTKVLRGGSWLYNAGLVRSADRYRVDPSLRLSDLGFRCAQDAR from the coding sequence ATGCGACACGCGCGATGCTCCCTCGTCGCCTTCGCGTCCGTCCTCGCCTCGGCTCTGCTCCCCTTGCCCGCCTCTGCCGCGATCCAGGAATTCCAACAGCCCGACGCCTACGCGGTGGTCATCGGCATCAGCCAGTACCGCGAGGAGGTCATCCCGAAAGTCGCCTACGCGGTGCAGGACGCCCAAGCGGTCGCCAAGCTGCTGGAGACGCAGGCGGGCATCCCCAGGTCCCATATCCGGCTCCTGACCGACGCCAAGGCGACGGGCAACGACTTGCGCACCGTGAGCCAGTGGCTGCGGATGCGGGTCAAGCCGGAGTCCGTGGTCTATGTCTACTACGCCGGGCACGGCACGCCCGATCCGAAGACCGGCGACGCCTTTCTGGTCCCCTGGGACGGACACCCGGACTACCCCGACGGCTTGTATCCGCTCAAGGCCCTGTACGAGTCGCTGAACGCGTTGCCGGCCAAACAGGTGCTCGTCCTGCTGGATTCCTGCTTTTCCGGCAGCGTCGGCCGCTCCCTGCTGGCCAAGGGCGCCCGGCCCATGGTGCTCTCGCTGGAGAACCCCCTCCTGGCGGCAGGCAAGGTGGTGGTGCTCGCGGCATCCACCGGCACCCAGATCAGCTCGGACTATGACAAGGCCGGGCACGGCCTCTTCACCTACGCGTTGCTCACGGGGCTGCACGGGGAGGCCGACCAGGACAAGGACGGGCTCGTGACCCTCAAGGAGCTGTATCCCTACGTCCGGAAGCAGGTGGCGGAGACCGCCGTGGAGGAGCTCAACCGCGAGCAGACGCCGGTGCTGTTGCCGGGGGAGGAGGTGCTCGGCGTCCGGAGCGCCTTGCCGGTCACGGTGGCCCGCGCCAGGCCATACGAGGCCCTGCGCCAGACGGGCCGCGAGATCACGGGGAAAGACGGGGCGCCGATGGTGCTGGTGCCGGCGGGGGAGTTCATCATGGGCAGCAACGACGGCGATGCGGATGAGAAGCCGGAGCGCCGCGTCACCCTGGAGGCCTTCTACATCGACAAGTACGAAGTCTCGACGAAGCTGTATGCCACCTTCATCCAAGACACGAGGCGGGCGCAACCGTCCGATTGGTCGCAGCAGGTGGCGCTGGTGGGGAGCGGCGATCGGCCGGTGGTCAATGTCACGTGGCATGATGCCGACGCCTACTGCCGGCACTATGGGAAGCGGTTACCAACTGAGCAGGAATGGGAGAAGGCGGCACGAGGCACAGATGGACGGAAGTACCCCTGGGGCAATGAGGAGCCCAGCAGCCGGCATGCCCTGTTTAACACCCGATGGAACGGCTACGGGACCCTGGCCACGGTGGAGAGTTACGAGGCGGGCAAGAGCCCCTACGGGCTTTACCACATGGCCGGCAATGTCTGGGAGTGGACCAGTTCGGACTACGACAATAGCACCAAAGTGCTGCGCGGCGGGTCGTGGCTCTATAATGCGGGGCTCGTACGATCCGCGGATCGGTACAGGGTCGATCCGTCGCTCAGGCTCAGCGACCTCGGGTTCCGATGCGCCCAGGACGCCCGCTGA
- a CDS encoding DoxX family protein, giving the protein MLRKLFQTDQAWSSLVLRVMLGVVFFPHGAQKMLGWYGGFGFAGTMGFFTEQMHLPALIAFLVIVGEFFGSLGLLVGFLTRFVAASLAFIMAGAITLVHLPHGFFMNWFGKQAGEGYEYHLLAIAIAAALVLTGAGRWSVDGLVAKKLAR; this is encoded by the coding sequence ATGCTGCGCAAGCTCTTTCAGACGGACCAGGCCTGGTCCAGCTTGGTCCTGCGGGTCATGCTGGGGGTGGTCTTCTTTCCCCACGGGGCGCAAAAGATGCTGGGATGGTACGGAGGATTCGGCTTTGCGGGCACCATGGGCTTCTTCACGGAGCAGATGCACCTCCCCGCGCTCATCGCGTTCCTCGTGATCGTCGGGGAGTTCTTCGGGAGCCTCGGCCTGCTGGTCGGGTTCCTGACCCGCTTCGTGGCCGCCAGCCTGGCCTTCATCATGGCCGGCGCGATCACGCTGGTCCATCTCCCGCACGGGTTCTTCATGAACTGGTTCGGGAAGCAGGCGGGCGAGGGCTACGAGTATCATCTGCTGGCCATCGCGATCGCCGCCGCGCTGGTCCTCACCGGGGCCGGCCGCTGGTCGGTGGACGGGCTGGTCGCGAAGAAGCTGGCCCGCTGA
- a CDS encoding DegT/DnrJ/EryC1/StrS family aminotransferase, which produces MHVPLLDLKAQFREIRKEVMAAVEEVCEEQGFILGPRVVEFERAVAQYVGAARAVGVSSGSDALLLALMAAGVKAGDEVVTVPFTFFATAGAVSRLGARPVFVDIKPDTFNMDPTLLERAITQRTRAIIPVHLFGQCAEMEAINEVARRKKLAVIEDACQAIGAARNGIKAGALGDAGCFSFFPSKNLGGFGDGGLVTTNDAKLAETLAMLRVHGSRIRYVHERVGINGRLDALQAAVLSVKLKHLDRWTEGRRRNATRYERLFEEAKLPPRVTLPKPQAGNCHVFNQYTIRAQRRDELKAYLKDKGVGTEVYYPVPMHLQDCYRDLGHQKGAFPESERASEEALSLPIYAELADEQLAYVVDQIKTFYARH; this is translated from the coding sequence GTGCACGTTCCGCTGTTGGACCTGAAGGCGCAGTTCAGGGAGATCCGGAAAGAAGTCATGGCGGCCGTGGAGGAGGTCTGCGAAGAGCAGGGCTTCATCCTGGGACCCAGGGTCGTCGAATTCGAACGAGCCGTGGCCCAGTACGTCGGCGCCGCTCGTGCGGTCGGGGTCTCGTCCGGCAGCGACGCGCTGCTCCTGGCGCTGATGGCGGCCGGTGTCAAGGCGGGAGACGAGGTCGTCACCGTCCCCTTCACCTTTTTCGCGACGGCCGGGGCCGTCTCCCGGCTCGGAGCCAGGCCGGTGTTCGTGGACATCAAGCCGGACACGTTCAACATGGATCCGACCCTCCTGGAGCGGGCGATCACGCAACGGACCAGGGCGATCATTCCGGTCCATCTGTTCGGCCAGTGTGCCGAGATGGAAGCCATCAACGAAGTCGCGCGGCGCAAGAAGCTGGCGGTGATCGAGGATGCCTGTCAGGCGATCGGCGCGGCCCGGAACGGGATCAAGGCCGGAGCCCTGGGCGACGCCGGCTGCTTCAGCTTCTTCCCGTCCAAAAATCTGGGCGGGTTCGGAGACGGAGGCCTGGTCACCACGAACGATGCCAAGCTGGCCGAAACCCTGGCCATGCTCCGGGTCCATGGGAGCCGGATCCGTTACGTGCACGAGCGGGTCGGGATCAACGGCCGGCTGGATGCGCTGCAGGCTGCGGTGTTGAGCGTCAAGCTCAAGCACTTGGATCGCTGGACTGAAGGCCGGCGGCGAAACGCGACCCGGTACGAGCGGCTGTTCGAAGAGGCCAAGCTTCCGCCCCGGGTGACGCTTCCCAAGCCCCAGGCGGGCAACTGCCATGTCTTCAACCAGTACACGATCCGGGCCCAGAGGCGGGACGAGCTCAAGGCCTACCTCAAGGACAAGGGCGTCGGGACGGAGGTGTACTACCCCGTTCCCATGCACCTCCAGGACTGCTACCGCGACTTGGGCCACCAGAAGGGAGCCTTCCCCGAGTCCGAGCGGGCGTCCGAAGAGGCGCTCTCCCTGCCGATCTACGCCGAGCTGGCCGACGAGCAGCTCGCCTACGTCGTGGATCAGATCAAGACCTTCTACGCCCGCCACTGA